One window from the genome of Candidatus Manganitrophaceae bacterium encodes:
- a CDS encoding DUF4390 domain-containing protein produces the protein MNRFRWISLFLWIALLFSPVRLFAAGPERIRNVVTEVVNQEVVVSADLIEGFNKEIIDDIQDGIPKDFYYYLLLKRKQKSWFDEEILAKTLRYTVKYDTLKKKYTVIQRDGEHVVENTIDSLEAMRRMVSHIDHIRIAPIHILKSRFRYYVSVKSQMKAAKLPLYLDYFLFFIPFLELDTPWANSEIISLAKGESVPASVMALRGATPSDRIGFTK, from the coding sequence ATGAACCGGTTCCGGTGGATCTCTCTCTTCTTGTGGATCGCACTTCTCTTTTCCCCCGTCCGCCTCTTTGCCGCCGGCCCAGAGCGGATTAGAAATGTGGTTACGGAGGTCGTCAACCAAGAGGTCGTCGTCTCAGCCGACCTGATCGAAGGATTCAACAAAGAGATCATCGATGACATTCAAGACGGCATCCCGAAAGATTTCTACTACTACCTTCTCTTGAAGCGGAAGCAGAAGAGCTGGTTTGATGAGGAGATCCTCGCAAAAACGCTCCGGTACACCGTCAAATACGACACGCTGAAGAAAAAGTACACGGTCATTCAAAGAGACGGAGAGCATGTGGTGGAAAACACGATCGACAGCTTGGAGGCGATGCGGCGGATGGTCTCCCATATCGATCATATCCGGATCGCTCCCATTCACATTCTAAAATCGAGATTCCGCTACTACGTGAGCGTCAAATCCCAGATGAAGGCGGCGAAGCTCCCCCTCTATCTCGATTATTTTCTTTTCTTTATCCCTTTTCTCGAACTCGACACGCCGTGGGCCAACTCCGAGATTATTTCGCTCGCGAAGGGAGAATCGGTCCCTGCATCGGTGATGGCCCTGCGAGGAGCAACCCCTTCGGACCGGATCGGATTCACAAAATGA
- a CDS encoding tetratricopeptide repeat protein — translation MTLKKRWLLLAPAVLLLYLLFPTKEEIANRREPGTPPAMLPRGTGSPLPPPASPGETAAWVTLNEKGVAYFKKGEYAAALEAFANASALRPEEETLRRNLAEAHAQLGWEALRENRPAAAEPHFQTSIQMFEGGAAFYFGAAAALHGQQRETEALQRVAQGLSRDPNQPIGHKLQGEIYEAQHDPARAIEAWKRALALDPKDLSLAARLEKLAREESLFSRFQRAETRHFELLFEGREEKERARTILSLLEEAYREIGKAFSYYPAQTVVALLYTNQQFRDVTRSPAWTKALFDGKIHLPIGGPIENEALLKKIIYHEFTHALIHQLSHGKTPTWLNEGLALYFEEGAGDEKVDRSRPTPPLPLDRLHGSFLSYDEPTARRAYETSRSATAYLIDRYGFFRIKLFLEELGGGDPFSERFEQQFLISYPDFQRAWQRN, via the coding sequence TTGACCTTAAAGAAAAGGTGGCTTCTCCTGGCGCCGGCCGTCTTGCTCCTCTATCTTCTCTTTCCGACAAAAGAGGAAATCGCAAACCGGCGGGAGCCGGGGACCCCTCCGGCCATGCTTCCACGAGGGACCGGCTCGCCGCTCCCTCCCCCGGCTTCACCGGGAGAAACGGCCGCGTGGGTGACCCTGAACGAAAAAGGGGTTGCCTACTTCAAGAAAGGGGAGTATGCGGCGGCGCTGGAGGCCTTTGCAAACGCATCGGCGCTCCGGCCGGAAGAAGAGACGCTGCGGCGAAACCTGGCAGAGGCGCATGCCCAGCTTGGATGGGAGGCGCTCCGAGAGAACCGGCCGGCCGCGGCCGAGCCGCACTTTCAGACGTCGATCCAAATGTTCGAAGGAGGGGCGGCGTTCTACTTCGGCGCCGCGGCCGCCCTCCACGGCCAGCAGAGAGAGACGGAGGCGCTCCAACGGGTAGCGCAGGGGCTCTCGCGTGACCCCAACCAGCCGATCGGCCACAAGCTGCAGGGAGAAATTTATGAGGCGCAACACGATCCTGCGCGTGCGATAGAAGCGTGGAAACGGGCGCTGGCGCTCGATCCGAAAGACCTCTCGTTGGCTGCACGCCTTGAGAAGCTCGCACGGGAAGAATCGCTCTTCTCCCGCTTCCAGCGGGCCGAGACCCGCCATTTCGAGCTCCTATTCGAAGGACGGGAGGAGAAAGAACGGGCCCGGACCATCCTCTCGCTGTTGGAGGAGGCTTACCGGGAGATCGGGAAAGCCTTCTCCTATTATCCCGCACAGACAGTGGTGGCCCTGCTTTACACCAACCAGCAATTTAGAGATGTGACGCGAAGTCCCGCTTGGACAAAGGCCCTCTTTGATGGTAAAATCCACCTTCCGATCGGGGGTCCGATCGAGAATGAGGCTTTGTTGAAAAAGATCATTTATCACGAGTTCACCCACGCGCTCATCCACCAGCTCTCACACGGAAAGACCCCGACCTGGCTGAACGAAGGGTTGGCCCTCTATTTTGAAGAAGGGGCCGGCGACGAAAAGGTCGACCGGAGCCGTCCGACGCCTCCCCTCCCTCTCGACCGGTTGCATGGCTCCTTCCTGTCGTATGATGAACCAACCGCCCGGCGCGCTTATGAAACCAGCCGCTCCGCGACCGCATATTTGATCGATCGCTACGGCTTTTTCAGAATCAAGCTCTTTCTTGAGGAATTGGGTGGCGGCGACCCCTTTTCGGAGCGCTTCGAGCAGCAGTTCCTGATCTCCTATCCCGATTTTCAGCGGGCATGGCAACGAAACTGA
- the cbiE gene encoding precorrin-6y C5,15-methyltransferase (decarboxylating) subunit CbiE has product MGEPFKEKVQVVGVGEDGILSMSLKAMRLIQDAEILFGSERLLALFPNHDAKKILLQADLKEAVGIIRSNLGRRQMAVLAPGDPNFFGIGPELIAQLGKDGVEIFPNVSTMQLAFARIKEGWGDAYLGSVRNRPIEAIVEPVRAASKAGLLTDDRHTPAAVAQLLLQHGIEERRVYLFEEIGGGEERLTKTNLTHLIGKTFSPAGVMILLKGP; this is encoded by the coding sequence ATGGGAGAGCCGTTTAAGGAGAAAGTCCAGGTGGTCGGGGTTGGCGAGGACGGGATTCTCTCGATGAGCCTCAAGGCGATGCGGTTGATCCAAGATGCCGAGATCCTCTTCGGCAGCGAGCGGCTGCTCGCCCTCTTTCCGAATCATGATGCAAAAAAGATCTTACTCCAAGCCGATTTGAAAGAAGCCGTTGGGATCATCCGATCAAACCTGGGACGGCGGCAAATGGCGGTGCTGGCCCCCGGCGATCCGAATTTTTTCGGGATTGGACCGGAGCTAATTGCGCAGCTCGGGAAGGATGGGGTCGAAATTTTTCCCAACGTCAGCACGATGCAGCTGGCCTTTGCACGGATCAAAGAGGGATGGGGAGATGCTTATTTGGGATCGGTCCGCAACCGGCCGATTGAGGCGATTGTCGAACCGGTCCGTGCAGCGAGCAAGGCGGGCCTCCTGACCGATGACCGGCACACCCCTGCGGCGGTGGCGCAACTCCTCCTTCAGCATGGGATTGAGGAGAGGAGGGTCTACCTCTTCGAAGAGATCGGAGGGGGAGAGGAACGGCTGACCAAAACCAATCTCACCCATTTGATCGGAAAGACCTTCTCCCCCGCCGGTGTGATGATTCTGTTAAAGGGACCTTAA
- a CDS encoding DUF1844 domain-containing protein → MEGEASFPVNFSSFILSLATSALIHLGQEANPATGERSVELPSARQVIDLISLLEEKTKGNLTKEEESLLSQILFTLRMKYVEVEKKRHP, encoded by the coding sequence ATGGAAGGAGAGGCCTCTTTCCCGGTTAATTTCTCCTCTTTTATACTTTCGCTCGCCACATCCGCGCTGATCCACCTGGGGCAAGAGGCCAATCCAGCCACGGGGGAGAGATCGGTCGAGCTCCCGTCGGCGCGCCAAGTCATCGATCTGATCTCTCTGCTCGAAGAAAAGACCAAGGGGAACCTGACCAAGGAAGAAGAGAGCCTCCTCAGCCAGATCCTCTTCACCCTGCGGATGAAGTATGTCGAGGTGGAGAAGAAACGCCATCCCTGA
- a CDS encoding translocation/assembly module TamB domain-containing protein, whose product MSKKWILSFLFVSALLFFLIHLLLQSGLISDKAKGVAERTLARLLGRPVRIEQVQLRSFSASILFKGISAAPAGAASPFSADEIRVYFSPWSLITQSFFIRQVVIESPAVALTPEFLAASPFSMKGGAKQGPPPVVIRAIRINNGSFSYQGAGAVRRVSVGGVHAEIRPDLRMSQFEIDLSADKGTFSTEQGERPLDHLEAKVLLLPGSVEIKQALLDSGRASLRTDGTLHSREANRLDLRIDLRFPLEEGGLAAVAERHLSGEVLFQGQIKGIYPNLTVVGKIALPHLFSAGTEVGSLLSEISYGDRKLTIPSLSGALFSGSFSGSAEGDLTEETPHYHTSLQFHHLPFESGRRLLLNTESVYDRALGGTFAEGTLSASGQGMAPEAWIGEGQITVKRLPLFSPPFPADAGSAFKLITLLQEADLRWNWAEDRLTVNQGKMTLPRVEGTFQGGWTRQEGLSMESALSAEEIKGVAEPLGLPLTGALRLDGVVSGAVDQPRAEGKIVLDRWTLQKEAMGTLVSQFSYEAQTLLLKEGTLQSPVPAGNKPPPFRFDGSLRWSESHPLAFDIKTKVASADPQSIFRFFKLSIPLQTTATGALSISGTPQAFTVKGPLTVTRGVLYDEPFDRGRLDLTVTEKGVALQKVVLEREKGRVEGEGEIQYRGTYRLAAKGTALQIEEIHLLRSRVPLLFGKATMEVTGEGSFQKPKLRAAATLQGLRYGEMEGKSGTLKVDWNEKLLRWEGTVTKNLTARGEIRLTESYPFSFQSQFGRLRVDSFLKERLSPPFSKMTLSVTGELEGNGTLSRIDQMNLTGNLTEFNADLGGYPVDNDGPIAIRAAQGVFAFENARLKGENTALEFNGGMTPFKQWDLFVKGEANLNLFPFFSKTITSGRGTATLDVRIADQWEAPTIRGELSLQNGTIRTVSFAQSIHVSSLSVVFSERALLLETLEGEMGRGRFHASGKADLVGFGIGRFGFLLEIIDTRVSFFQDLPATVNGELFFQREGTDQTLKGELTVKKVIYDKRIDLKSLVTEFRKRKDEEIATETPLIGGAKMNIHVYGKENIAIDNNWAKAPVEVDLFLKGTIDHPLLIGRVEMPRGTIYYRKNEFKIGSASLEFLNSEKIDPTIQLNAKTTVIQRVDLKDPGKKYAVDLSLTGTLSQFTLSLASDPPLADTDILALLTFGKTTSELAQTQKGAPGNEAAGLALSGVLEGPVQKLTDPFQKFTGIDRIQIDPYQSGSKSSIGPRLTAEKRLLDDRVIVTYTTTLDPTEEDLFRMIYELTKNVSLVGERDEFGQLRGTVQFRFEFR is encoded by the coding sequence TTGTCGAAAAAGTGGATCCTATCCTTCCTTTTCGTCTCTGCGCTGCTCTTTTTTCTCATTCATCTCCTCCTCCAAAGCGGCCTCATTTCGGATAAGGCAAAAGGGGTCGCAGAGCGAACCCTCGCGCGTCTGCTCGGCCGACCGGTCCGGATTGAGCAGGTCCAGCTCCGCTCTTTCTCGGCATCGATTCTCTTCAAGGGAATCTCGGCGGCGCCGGCCGGCGCCGCTTCCCCCTTCTCGGCCGATGAGATCCGAGTCTACTTCAGCCCCTGGTCTTTGATCACACAATCTTTTTTCATCCGCCAGGTCGTCATTGAATCTCCTGCCGTCGCCCTGACACCGGAGTTTCTGGCAGCGTCTCCCTTCTCAATGAAGGGGGGGGCGAAGCAAGGCCCCCCGCCGGTCGTCATTCGCGCCATCCGGATCAACAACGGATCATTCTCCTATCAAGGAGCAGGGGCCGTCCGTCGCGTCTCGGTCGGCGGCGTTCACGCCGAGATCCGTCCCGACCTGCGGATGAGCCAGTTCGAGATCGACCTCTCCGCAGACAAAGGGACCTTCTCGACAGAGCAGGGGGAGCGTCCGCTCGATCACCTGGAGGCGAAGGTTCTCCTTCTTCCCGGATCGGTCGAGATCAAACAAGCGCTGCTTGATTCCGGACGCGCCTCGCTGCGAACCGACGGAACCCTTCATTCGAGAGAAGCAAATCGGCTCGACCTTCGGATCGACCTCCGCTTTCCGCTGGAAGAGGGCGGTCTCGCAGCGGTCGCCGAGCGACATCTCTCCGGCGAGGTGCTCTTCCAGGGACAAATTAAAGGCATTTATCCGAACCTCACCGTCGTCGGGAAGATCGCCCTCCCACACCTCTTCTCCGCGGGGACGGAGGTCGGCTCTTTGCTGTCGGAGATCTCCTACGGCGATCGGAAGCTGACGATTCCCTCCCTCTCCGGGGCGCTTTTCTCCGGCTCGTTCTCCGGAAGCGCAGAGGGGGACCTCACCGAGGAGACCCCGCATTATCACACCTCGCTTCAATTCCACCACCTCCCCTTCGAGAGTGGACGGCGGCTCCTCCTGAACACCGAGTCGGTTTACGACCGTGCCTTGGGAGGAACCTTTGCGGAGGGAACCCTCTCCGCGTCGGGTCAGGGGATGGCGCCGGAGGCCTGGATCGGAGAGGGACAAATCACCGTCAAACGGCTTCCTCTCTTCTCCCCCCCCTTCCCGGCCGACGCCGGAAGCGCGTTTAAGCTGATCACCCTTCTTCAAGAGGCCGATCTTCGCTGGAATTGGGCGGAAGACCGATTGACGGTGAACCAAGGCAAGATGACTCTGCCGCGCGTCGAGGGAACCTTTCAAGGGGGTTGGACCCGACAAGAAGGGCTCTCCATGGAAAGCGCCCTTTCCGCGGAGGAGATCAAAGGGGTGGCGGAACCGCTCGGCCTCCCCCTCACCGGCGCGCTTCGTCTCGACGGGGTGGTCTCGGGGGCCGTCGACCAACCCCGCGCCGAAGGGAAAATCGTCCTCGACCGCTGGACCCTTCAGAAAGAGGCGATGGGGACCCTTGTCTCCCAGTTTTCCTACGAAGCGCAGACACTGCTCCTGAAGGAGGGAACGTTGCAGTCGCCGGTTCCCGCCGGCAATAAACCTCCCCCCTTTCGGTTCGATGGCAGCCTCCGATGGAGCGAATCCCACCCGCTCGCCTTCGACATCAAAACGAAAGTCGCCTCCGCCGATCCCCAGAGCATCTTCCGCTTCTTCAAGCTCTCGATTCCGCTCCAGACCACCGCGACCGGGGCCCTTTCGATCTCCGGGACGCCGCAGGCCTTTACGGTGAAGGGCCCGCTCACCGTGACCCGAGGGGTTCTTTATGACGAGCCGTTCGATCGAGGAAGGCTCGATTTGACGGTAACGGAAAAAGGGGTCGCCCTCCAGAAGGTCGTCCTCGAACGGGAGAAGGGACGCGTGGAGGGGGAAGGGGAAATCCAGTACCGCGGGACCTATCGCCTTGCGGCAAAAGGAACCGCGCTTCAGATCGAAGAGATCCATCTTCTCCGGAGCCGCGTGCCGCTGCTGTTCGGGAAGGCAACGATGGAAGTGACTGGGGAAGGAAGCTTCCAAAAGCCAAAACTCAGGGCGGCCGCAACCCTTCAAGGCCTTCGATACGGCGAGATGGAGGGAAAAAGCGGGACGCTCAAAGTCGACTGGAACGAGAAGCTGCTTCGCTGGGAGGGAACGGTTACAAAAAACCTCACCGCGCGGGGGGAGATCCGGCTGACCGAATCTTATCCTTTCTCTTTTCAAAGCCAATTTGGAAGGCTTCGCGTCGATTCTTTCCTCAAGGAGCGGCTCTCCCCCCCTTTCTCTAAGATGACCCTTTCCGTGACAGGAGAGCTGGAAGGAAACGGGACCCTCTCCCGGATCGATCAGATGAATCTGACCGGGAACCTCACGGAATTCAATGCCGATCTCGGCGGCTATCCGGTCGACAATGACGGCCCGATCGCCATCCGCGCCGCGCAAGGGGTCTTCGCTTTTGAAAACGCCCGGCTCAAAGGGGAGAATACCGCCTTGGAATTCAACGGCGGCATGACCCCGTTCAAGCAATGGGATCTTTTTGTGAAGGGAGAGGCCAACCTAAACCTCTTCCCCTTCTTCTCAAAAACCATCACCTCGGGAAGGGGAACCGCAACGCTCGATGTGAGGATCGCCGACCAGTGGGAGGCGCCGACGATTCGGGGAGAGCTCTCACTTCAAAACGGCACGATACGAACGGTCTCTTTCGCTCAATCAATCCATGTCTCTTCTCTCTCGGTCGTTTTTAGCGAGCGGGCGCTGCTCCTGGAAACCCTTGAAGGAGAGATGGGACGGGGCCGGTTTCATGCGAGCGGGAAGGCCGATCTGGTCGGATTCGGAATCGGCCGGTTCGGATTTCTTCTGGAGATCATCGACACCCGTGTCAGCTTCTTCCAGGATTTGCCGGCCACGGTGAATGGAGAGCTCTTCTTCCAGAGGGAGGGAACCGATCAAACATTAAAGGGAGAGCTGACCGTCAAAAAGGTGATTTACGATAAACGGATCGATCTTAAATCGTTGGTCACGGAGTTCCGGAAGAGAAAGGACGAGGAGATTGCCACGGAGACCCCGTTGATCGGCGGCGCCAAGATGAACATTCACGTCTATGGAAAAGAAAATATCGCGATCGACAACAACTGGGCGAAGGCCCCGGTTGAAGTCGATCTTTTTCTAAAAGGGACCATCGACCATCCCCTGCTGATCGGACGGGTCGAGATGCCCCGGGGAACAATCTATTATCGAAAAAACGAGTTCAAAATCGGGTCAGCCTCCTTGGAGTTCTTGAATTCGGAAAAAATCGACCCGACCATCCAACTGAATGCGAAAACAACCGTGATCCAGCGGGTCGACCTGAAGGACCCCGGGAAAAAGTATGCGGTCGACTTGAGCCTCACCGGCACCCTCTCCCAATTTACGTTGTCGTTGGCGTCCGATCCGCCGCTCGCCGATACCGATATTTTGGCCCTTTTAACGTTTGGGAAGACAACCTCGGAACTCGCCCAGACCCAAAAAGGAGCGCCTGGAAACGAGGCGGCCGGACTGGCCCTTTCCGGGGTTCTCGAGGGTCCGGTTCAGAAGCTGACCGATCCGTTTCAGAAGTTTACCGGGATCGATCGGATCCAGATCGATCCGTACCAGAGCGGATCGAAATCGTCGATCGGTCCCCGATTGACGGCGGAAAAACGGCTCCTGGATGACCGGGTGATCGTGACCTACACCACCACGCTCGATCCCACGGAAGAAGACCTGTTTCGAATGATTTATGAACTCACCAAAAATGTCTCCCTGGTGGGGGAGCGGGATGAATTCGGGCAGCTACGGGGGACGGTCCAATTTCGATTCGAATTTCGATAA
- the bamA gene encoding outer membrane protein assembly factor BamA: MEPTVEGGVSVKFVLVEKRFLADITVLGNHFISENEILQTIPLKQGEEFTEARWEKALSAVTALYRSKGYFQVRLTMELRHRDEDRRKVDLTLQVSEGDRARIRNVQFTGERIFSDLTLTVQMISLLGGGSLKGEYYRFDVLEADLQRLQDFYEKEGYLKATVGPPVLEVVERTNEVDLTIPIAASNRVDLFFEGRTPFSEKQLRKFVLIKEERSDSDEILEESARQMEEFYRREGYPFAKVTVTSRRISEENRIEAHFQIKSGFRTRIEKIDFSGNHTFSRKRLQGVIRLKEEGPFTKSRFTQEQLDRDVVSLIQFYKKEGFRDPQVTSEVRFDPAMASATLLFKIDGGIRTRIGEVQLQGNQALSETQLKKELQIRSEMPYNETSAKEGARQLLAAYEKVGYPYASVNPSIRFSSDQTYADLTYEIIEGEQVRLGHITLDGNLRTHDDVLLREMALKEGDPYNVESILKSQRQLYRTGLFSVVHFDPIHPEAHPTVQDVQLRVVERPSIALDFGVGYANYERLLGFLEVSHRNLFGTGRSISARAEGSSIEKRYTLGYKEPWFIFPDTDAHVVAAYIDQKQTSFDLVRVSGSAGFDKSFSESLKGSFFYQYDRNRTSNVAAVAILTPDDTGKVNIASLNPSLILDTRDDPFNPRSGSVNGITVRDAARILGSEVQLVKVTLQSSWYQALSKRFVFAFSARTGVAWRFGETSDIPLPERFFVGGRSTVRGYDQNKLGVQGVTIINGEPTGGNAMLIFNEELRIALPQSFGLVLFFDHGNVWRGYRDIRFPDIKSTTGIGIRYNTPVGPFRLDWGYKLDRELGESPSAIHFTLGHAF, translated from the coding sequence GTGGAACCGACGGTGGAGGGAGGGGTCTCCGTCAAGTTCGTCCTGGTCGAAAAGCGCTTTCTGGCCGATATCACCGTTTTAGGAAATCATTTTATTTCCGAAAATGAAATCCTCCAGACGATCCCTTTAAAGCAGGGGGAGGAGTTCACCGAGGCGCGGTGGGAAAAGGCACTCTCCGCGGTGACCGCCCTCTATCGTTCCAAAGGATATTTTCAAGTCAGACTGACCATGGAGCTCAGGCACCGCGACGAGGACCGGCGGAAGGTCGACCTGACCCTCCAGGTCAGCGAGGGGGACCGGGCCCGAATACGGAATGTTCAATTTACGGGAGAGAGGATCTTTTCCGACCTCACGCTGACGGTGCAGATGATTTCGCTGCTCGGGGGAGGCTCGCTCAAGGGGGAGTATTATCGCTTCGATGTTCTGGAAGCGGACCTCCAGCGGTTGCAGGATTTTTATGAAAAAGAGGGATATCTGAAAGCCACCGTCGGCCCGCCGGTATTGGAGGTGGTGGAAAGAACGAACGAAGTCGATCTCACCATCCCGATCGCCGCTTCGAACCGAGTCGATCTCTTCTTTGAAGGCCGGACGCCGTTCTCTGAAAAGCAATTGAGGAAATTCGTACTGATCAAAGAAGAGCGGAGCGATTCGGACGAGATCCTCGAAGAGAGCGCGCGACAGATGGAAGAGTTCTACCGGCGCGAAGGATATCCGTTCGCCAAGGTGACCGTGACCTCCCGCCGGATTTCCGAAGAAAACAGAATAGAAGCGCATTTTCAGATCAAGAGCGGATTTCGGACCCGTATTGAAAAAATCGACTTCTCCGGCAACCACACCTTTTCCCGGAAGCGGCTTCAGGGGGTGATCCGTCTCAAAGAGGAGGGACCTTTTACCAAAAGCCGCTTCACCCAGGAGCAACTCGATCGGGATGTTGTTTCCCTGATTCAGTTTTATAAGAAAGAGGGGTTCCGAGATCCCCAGGTCACCTCCGAGGTCCGATTTGACCCCGCGATGGCGTCCGCCACCCTCCTCTTTAAAATCGACGGAGGAATCCGGACACGCATCGGAGAGGTACAGCTCCAGGGGAATCAGGCGCTCTCCGAGACACAACTGAAAAAGGAGCTCCAGATCCGATCCGAGATGCCCTACAACGAGACCAGCGCGAAAGAAGGGGCGCGGCAACTCCTCGCCGCCTATGAAAAGGTGGGCTATCCCTATGCTTCGGTCAACCCGTCGATTCGTTTCTCCTCAGATCAGACATATGCCGACCTGACCTATGAAATCATTGAGGGTGAGCAGGTCCGGCTCGGCCATATCACCCTCGACGGCAACCTGCGTACCCACGATGATGTCCTGCTTCGGGAGATGGCCTTGAAGGAGGGAGACCCTTATAACGTGGAAAGCATTTTAAAAAGCCAGCGACAGCTCTATCGGACCGGCCTCTTTTCTGTCGTCCACTTCGACCCGATCCACCCCGAAGCGCATCCGACCGTGCAAGATGTCCAATTGCGCGTCGTCGAGCGTCCGAGCATCGCGCTCGATTTTGGCGTCGGCTATGCAAACTATGAACGGCTACTGGGCTTCCTGGAGGTCTCTCATCGGAATCTCTTCGGAACGGGACGATCGATCAGCGCCCGCGCCGAGGGAAGCTCGATCGAAAAGCGATACACCCTCGGCTATAAAGAGCCCTGGTTTATTTTTCCCGATACCGACGCCCATGTCGTCGCCGCCTACATTGATCAAAAACAAACCTCTTTCGACCTCGTCCGTGTCAGCGGCTCCGCCGGGTTTGATAAGAGCTTTTCGGAGAGCCTCAAAGGCTCTTTCTTCTATCAATACGACCGAAATCGGACCAGCAACGTCGCCGCAGTCGCCATCCTCACTCCGGATGATACCGGAAAGGTGAATATCGCCAGCCTCAATCCCTCCTTGATCCTCGACACCCGGGATGATCCTTTTAACCCGCGATCCGGCTCTGTCAACGGCATTACGGTCCGGGATGCGGCCCGGATTCTCGGCTCCGAAGTTCAGCTCGTGAAAGTGACCCTTCAAAGCAGCTGGTATCAGGCCCTCTCGAAGCGGTTCGTCTTCGCCTTCTCCGCTCGGACCGGGGTGGCGTGGCGGTTCGGAGAGACCTCCGATATCCCGCTGCCGGAGCGGTTTTTCGTCGGAGGAAGAAGCACCGTCCGCGGCTATGACCAAAACAAGCTCGGCGTCCAAGGGGTGACGATCATCAATGGGGAGCCGACCGGGGGGAATGCGATGCTGATCTTCAACGAAGAGCTCCGGATCGCCCTCCCCCAATCGTTCGGCCTCGTTCTTTTTTTCGACCACGGGAATGTCTGGCGGGGATACCGGGACATTCGTTTTCCCGACATCAAATCGACCACCGGCATCGGTATCAGGTATAATACCCCTGTGGGACCCTTTCGCCTCGATTGGGGATATAAGCTCGACCGTGAACTCGGCGAGAGTCCTTCGGCCATTCACTTCACCCTCGGCCATGCGTTTTAA